Proteins encoded by one window of Sphaerodactylus townsendi isolate TG3544 linkage group LG04, MPM_Stown_v2.3, whole genome shotgun sequence:
- the RP2 gene encoding protein XRP2: MGCFFSKRRKQAKEPQLSAESGDRNAAGDPGTEKPPQYSWDQRAKIDPKDYMFSGIKNETIGRLPGKVAGQQFVIQDCENCNIYIFDHSATITIDDCTGCRIFLGPVKGSVFFRDCKDCKCIVACQQFRTRDCRKMDVFLCCATQPIIESSTGMKFGCFQYYYPELALQLKDAGLSIFNNTWSNIHDFTPISGENNWGLLPEDAVPQDAIPLPTTEELKAVRISTDANKSIIPVTRGQRPKCSEESCLVVFFAGDYTIANARKLIDEMTGKGFFLVQTKEVPMKADDAQRVFQQKASDFIPLLDKGSVIALEFNGDGSIAACHDIVSTVFTSTKVFVSEDKASASREVDNFYNFADMQMGM; the protein is encoded by the exons ATGGGCTGCTTCTTCtcgaagagaaggaaacaggccAAAGAACCGCAGCTCAGTGCCGAGAGCGGGGACCGGAATGCCGCTGGCGATCCGGGGACCGAGAAGCCACCGCAATACAGCTGGGACCAGCGAGCCAAG ATTGATCCAAAAGATTATATGTTTTCTGGAATCAAGAATGAAACAATTGGACGTTTACCTGGCAAAGTTGCAGGTCAACAGTTTGTTATTCAGGACTGTGAGAACTGCAATATCTACATCTTTGACCATTCTGCTACAATCACTATTGATGACTGTACAGGCTGCAGAATCTTTTTAGGACCTGTAAAAGGCAGTGTGTTTTTCCGCGACTGCAAGGACTGTAAATGTATAGTGGCCTGTCAACAGTTTCGTACCAGGGACTGCAGGAAGATGGATGTGTTTTTGTGCTGTGCCACCCAACCCATTATTGAATCCTCAACTGGTATGAAGTTTGGGTGTTTCCAGTACTACTATCCAGAGCTGGCTTTGCAGTTGAAAGATGCTGGCCTGAGCATCTTCAACAACACTTGGAGCAACATCCATGACTTCACACCCATCTCAGGGGAGAACAATTGGGGTCTTCTACCAGAGGATGCTGTACCTCAGGATGCAATACCACTTCCAACAACTGAAGAATTGAAGGCTGTAAGAATTTCAACTGATGCCAACAAGAGCATAATCCCAGTAACCCGGGGGCAACGTCCAAAGTGCAGTGAGGAATCTTGTCTGGTAGTGTTCTTTGCTGGGGATTACACAATTGCTAATGCTAGGAAATTGATTGATGAG ATGACTGGAAAAGGCTTCTTCTTGGTGCAGACAAAAGAAGTTCCAATGAAAGCTGATGACGCACAAAGAGTATTCCAGCAAAAAGCATCTGACTTCATTCCTTTACTTGATAAAG GTTCAGTTATTGCTCTGGAGTTCAATGGAGATGGTTCCATAGCAGCCTGTCATGACATTGTTTCTACAGTGTTCACTAGTACTAAG GTTTTTGTATCTGAAGACAAGGCATCTGCTTCCAGAGAGGTAGACAACTTCTATAATTTTGCAGATATGCAGATGGGGATGTGA